One Myxococcus stipitatus DNA segment encodes these proteins:
- a CDS encoding FAD-dependent monooxygenase yields the protein MERVVEVAVVGGGPTGWMVACELALAGVKVCVLERREEPVRESRALTMHPRSLEALALRGMEARFLERGRPLPTGHFGLLDTRLDFSSLDTTFRYTLYLPQALTEALLAEHAQGLGVDIARGHVVESLRQDEEGVSLEGSAKGARFRCRARYVVGADGARSAVRQLAGIAFPGTETRRTSMLGDVRLERPPATPFLALNNARGNAVVVPLGEGLYRAIVTDAERERAPLREPLSLDELRESLTRVAGSDFGMRGPEWLSRFGDETRLAEHYRQGRVLLAGDAAHMHYPAGGQGLNVGLQDAMNLGWKLATVLREGAPHALLDSYHRERHPVGRALLDNTQAQSALMGFTPEVLALRELMNGLLRLPSVNQRLAEHLGGLDVTCPEALVPAPAPGDLPGWSGRRLPDWTLRLVDGSQRSLYSGLHAGHWLWLHASHVAAPPSHWEPVPGWRPRLNVLALGRAADTEPLHGVDGLLVRPDGHVAWAWATSR from the coding sequence ATGGAGCGGGTGGTCGAAGTCGCGGTCGTGGGCGGGGGCCCCACGGGATGGATGGTGGCGTGCGAGCTGGCGCTGGCGGGCGTGAAGGTGTGCGTCCTCGAGCGCCGCGAGGAGCCGGTGCGGGAGTCACGTGCCCTGACGATGCATCCGCGTTCCTTGGAGGCGCTCGCGCTGCGGGGCATGGAGGCGCGGTTCCTCGAGCGTGGGCGCCCGCTGCCCACCGGCCACTTCGGCCTGCTGGACACGCGGCTGGACTTCTCCAGCCTCGACACGACGTTCCGCTACACCCTGTATCTGCCCCAGGCCCTCACCGAGGCCTTGCTCGCGGAGCATGCCCAGGGGTTGGGCGTGGACATCGCGAGAGGCCACGTCGTGGAGTCGCTGCGCCAGGACGAAGAGGGCGTGTCCCTGGAGGGGAGCGCGAAGGGCGCTCGTTTCCGTTGCCGGGCCCGGTATGTCGTGGGCGCGGATGGCGCGCGCAGCGCCGTGCGGCAGCTGGCGGGCATCGCCTTTCCGGGAACGGAGACCCGCCGGACGTCGATGCTGGGGGATGTCAGGCTGGAGCGACCTCCGGCCACGCCGTTCCTGGCGCTGAACAACGCGCGTGGCAACGCGGTCGTCGTGCCTCTGGGGGAAGGGCTGTACCGCGCCATCGTCACGGACGCGGAGCGCGAGCGCGCGCCGCTGCGCGAGCCGTTGTCCCTGGACGAGCTGCGCGAGAGCCTCACGCGCGTGGCGGGCTCCGACTTCGGCATGCGAGGGCCCGAGTGGCTCTCCCGCTTCGGCGACGAGACCCGGTTGGCGGAGCATTACCGCCAGGGGCGGGTGCTGCTCGCCGGCGACGCGGCGCACATGCACTACCCGGCCGGAGGCCAGGGGCTCAACGTCGGTCTCCAGGACGCGATGAACCTGGGCTGGAAGCTGGCCACCGTGCTGCGCGAGGGCGCGCCGCACGCGCTGCTGGACAGCTACCACCGGGAGCGGCACCCCGTGGGCCGGGCCCTGCTGGACAACACGCAGGCGCAGTCCGCGCTCATGGGATTCACCCCGGAGGTCCTCGCCCTGAGGGAGTTGATGAACGGGCTGCTGCGCCTGCCCTCCGTCAACCAGCGCCTCGCCGAGCACCTCGGGGGCCTGGATGTGACGTGCCCGGAGGCCCTCGTCCCCGCGCCGGCCCCGGGGGACCTGCCGGGATGGTCGGGACGCAGACTCCCCGACTGGACGCTGCGGCTCGTCGATGGAAGCCAGCGCTCGCTCTACTCGGGCCTCCATGCTGGCCACTGGTTGTGGCTCCATGCCAGCCACGTCGCCGCGCCGCCCTCCCACTGGGAGCCGGTGCCGGGATGGAGACCGCGCTTGAACGTCCTGGCGCTGGGGCGCGCCGCTGACACCGAGCCCCTGCACGGCGTGGATGGCTTGCTCGTCCGTCCGGATGGACACGTGGCCTGGGCCTGGGCGACCTCCCGGTGA
- a CDS encoding Xaa-Pro aminopeptidase — MVAMWSMRGVLVTLSLWALGCGAHGGKAAEAPTQRAGTCAPELYGAGLFTTGAWDFFMAFSPDQQRVLFGRADDSFERYTLYETRRAEDGHWSRPELPRFAAEWSNADPHLSPDGRTVYFISNRPGPGEPGPRATYDIWAASLGADGEWSDARRLPAPVNDPSRDEWSPAVAANGNLYFGGEREGTFGGSDLWVSRWVDGEYQPPENLGPAINSTAHELEPWIAPDERYLLFSALRRRDGRGRYDLFLSRKVEGRWEPARLLCEGINTPHSEYNHSVSPDGKWLYFSSTRPFSGEVGERLDRPRDDSNLQGIGNGTGDMYRIPMSELGL, encoded by the coding sequence ATGGTGGCGATGTGGTCGATGCGAGGCGTGCTGGTGACCCTGAGCCTCTGGGCGCTGGGCTGTGGCGCGCATGGAGGCAAGGCGGCGGAGGCGCCGACGCAGCGCGCGGGCACCTGCGCTCCGGAGCTGTACGGCGCGGGGCTCTTCACCACCGGGGCGTGGGACTTCTTCATGGCCTTCTCACCGGACCAGCAGCGCGTGCTCTTCGGCCGGGCCGACGACAGCTTCGAGCGGTACACGCTCTACGAGACACGGCGCGCGGAGGACGGGCACTGGTCCCGCCCCGAGCTCCCCCGCTTCGCCGCCGAGTGGAGCAACGCGGACCCTCACCTCTCGCCGGACGGGCGCACGGTGTATTTCATCTCCAATCGCCCCGGGCCCGGGGAGCCCGGCCCACGTGCCACCTATGACATCTGGGCCGCGTCCCTGGGCGCGGACGGGGAATGGAGCGACGCGCGACGCCTCCCAGCCCCCGTCAACGACCCGAGCCGCGACGAGTGGTCCCCGGCCGTCGCCGCCAATGGCAACCTCTACTTCGGCGGCGAGCGCGAGGGCACGTTCGGCGGCAGCGACCTGTGGGTCTCCCGTTGGGTCGACGGCGAATACCAGCCTCCGGAGAACCTGGGCCCCGCCATCAACTCCACGGCCCACGAGTTGGAACCGTGGATTGCCCCCGACGAGCGCTACCTGCTCTTCAGCGCCCTGCGACGGAGGGATGGGAGGGGCCGCTACGACCTGTTCCTCAGTCGCAAGGTGGAGGGGAGATGGGAGCCCGCGCGCCTGCTCTGCGAGGGCATCAACACCCCGCACAGTGAGTACAACCACAGCGTGTCCCCCGACGGGAAGTGGCTCTATTTCAGCAGCACGCGCCCCTTCAGCGGCGAGGTGGGCGAACGCCTCGACAGGCCCCGGGATGACAGCAACCTCCAGGGCATCGGCAACGGAACGGGCGACATGTATCGCATCCCCATGAGCGAACTGGGGCTGTGA
- a CDS encoding glycosyltransferase family 87 protein, giving the protein MTFAKTPDPASLASRPFLPTWAWAMLFAVFVGLVVVVKSFVFPDRYRDVDIASYWAAAQTAFVDGASPYGAEPPRLAQQRWMPDRLEVPPFLYTPVALVAFGPLQWMTPLTAAWGLFGLNLLAVVVMMTFLVRTLALGGSRRFAWTCALYVLVFPPLYESIGAGQINLLLMLLVFGVWHVYRSGRATVAGGLAAASVIFLKLHLGLLLLPVLLRRRVSLLAASTGTLLLGAAGSAAVFPFDAWGSWLEHVVRTSSVVSLPKGLPGVAMMTNLGLPAMTARFLLPSRTRPYLDVPPWVSSAVPALLCGLVLLCTAWVLWRSSRMPHTPQRANAEVCLALTAAFEVSPLSWTHHLVFVLPAMLLLFRHVVLDPERSRLTRGVLVAAMLILVPHPFLLGNVDVRVLVAVATLQSLSALVVWGACGAWVLDLSREPSSAMREDDGSGAILGATPSP; this is encoded by the coding sequence ATGACTTTCGCAAAGACTCCCGATCCGGCTTCGCTCGCCTCGCGGCCCTTCCTCCCGACCTGGGCGTGGGCGATGCTCTTCGCCGTCTTCGTCGGGCTCGTGGTCGTCGTGAAGTCGTTTGTCTTTCCGGATCGGTACCGGGATGTCGACATCGCGTCCTATTGGGCGGCGGCTCAGACAGCGTTCGTGGACGGAGCCTCTCCCTATGGCGCCGAACCGCCCCGGCTCGCCCAACAACGCTGGATGCCCGACCGCTTGGAAGTGCCACCTTTCCTCTACACGCCGGTCGCGCTGGTGGCCTTCGGACCGTTGCAGTGGATGACGCCCCTCACCGCCGCCTGGGGGCTGTTCGGATTGAACCTGCTGGCGGTCGTGGTGATGATGACCTTCCTGGTGCGCACACTGGCCCTGGGAGGCTCGCGCCGCTTCGCCTGGACCTGTGCCCTGTACGTCCTGGTCTTCCCGCCGCTCTACGAATCCATTGGCGCCGGCCAGATCAACCTGTTGCTGATGCTGCTGGTCTTCGGCGTCTGGCACGTCTACCGAAGCGGACGAGCCACCGTGGCCGGCGGCCTGGCCGCCGCCTCGGTGATATTCCTCAAGCTCCATCTCGGATTGTTGCTGCTTCCCGTGCTGCTACGTCGACGCGTGTCGTTGCTCGCGGCCTCCACGGGAACCCTCCTCCTCGGCGCGGCTGGGTCGGCGGCGGTGTTCCCGTTCGATGCCTGGGGGAGCTGGCTCGAGCACGTCGTTCGCACCAGCTCAGTCGTCTCGCTCCCCAAGGGCCTGCCGGGCGTCGCCATGATGACGAACCTGGGACTGCCCGCGATGACGGCGCGCTTCCTGCTCCCGAGCCGCACCCGTCCCTACCTGGACGTGCCGCCCTGGGTCTCCTCGGCCGTCCCCGCCCTCTTGTGCGGACTGGTCTTGCTGTGCACGGCCTGGGTGCTGTGGCGCTCCAGCCGCATGCCCCATACCCCCCAGCGCGCCAACGCGGAGGTATGCCTCGCGCTGACGGCGGCCTTCGAGGTCTCCCCCCTCTCCTGGACCCACCACCTCGTGTTCGTCTTGCCGGCGATGCTCCTGTTGTTCCGGCACGTCGTCCTCGACCCGGAGCGTTCGCGCCTGACCCGAGGCGTTCTCGTCGCCGCGATGCTCATCCTGGTCCCGCACCCCTTCCTCCTGGGCAACGTCGACGTCCGCGTCCTGGTGGCGGTGGCCACCCTCCAATCCCTCTCGGCCCTCGTCGTGTGGGGAGCCTGCGGCGCATGGGTGCTGGACCTGAGTCGGGAGCCGTCCTCCGCCATGCGGGAGGACGATGGCTCCGGAGCCATCCTCGGAGCCACGCCCTCACCGTAG
- a CDS encoding helix-turn-helix domain-containing protein, which translates to MTRDFGNVAVLPARAPGYHALGADEAFDVSDCVCRAGAHSPVFGGEHSRASISVVLSGAFHVRGPEGDAVVGPGALLLGNRAAPYEFRHVDDGGDRSLVVECSDSLLDEALQSRGKAGRGAHPFARVCIPASVASVEAVLLARQALECGEAESLREAALAMVDAAVRLGGERGAARVEVSDAQARRVARVLRHLESHIAEDCSLETLAGVAGLTRFHFLRVFRAMTGQTPRQLVIATRLRVAAASLRESRARITDVALEAGFGDLAHFTTSFTRAFGVSPRAYRARMRQ; encoded by the coding sequence ATGACGCGAGACTTTGGGAATGTTGCGGTGCTCCCCGCGCGCGCGCCGGGCTATCACGCGCTGGGCGCCGACGAAGCGTTCGACGTCAGCGATTGCGTCTGTCGCGCGGGCGCTCACAGCCCTGTCTTTGGCGGCGAGCACTCCCGCGCCTCCATCAGCGTGGTGCTGTCCGGCGCCTTCCACGTCCGGGGACCGGAGGGCGACGCGGTGGTGGGGCCGGGCGCCCTGCTGCTCGGGAACCGTGCGGCCCCCTACGAGTTCCGGCACGTCGATGACGGAGGCGACCGTTCGCTCGTCGTCGAGTGCTCCGACTCCCTGCTGGACGAGGCGCTGCAATCACGGGGGAAGGCCGGCCGGGGGGCACATCCCTTCGCGCGGGTCTGCATCCCGGCGTCGGTGGCCTCGGTGGAGGCCGTGCTCCTGGCGCGACAGGCGCTCGAATGCGGTGAGGCGGAGTCGCTCCGGGAAGCGGCGTTGGCGATGGTGGACGCGGCGGTGAGGCTGGGAGGGGAACGGGGGGCGGCGCGAGTGGAGGTCTCCGACGCGCAGGCCCGCCGGGTCGCTCGGGTGCTGCGTCATCTGGAGTCCCATATCGCGGAGGACTGCTCGCTGGAGACCCTGGCGGGGGTCGCCGGGCTCACGCGCTTCCACTTCCTGCGCGTGTTCCGGGCGATGACGGGACAGACGCCCCGACAGCTCGTCATCGCCACGCGGCTGAGGGTGGCCGCGGCGTCCCTCCGGGAGAGCCGGGCGCGCATCACCGATGTGGCCCTGGAGGCCGGCTTTGGTGACCTGGCCCACTTCACCACGAGCTTCACGCGGGCTTTCGGCGTCTCACCTCGCGCCTACCGCGCGCGCATGCGTCAGTGA
- a CDS encoding M28 family metallopeptidase → MFRRPLPMVLLLLLPMVAPAAASPEAERWWGHVRVLADDAMQGRETGSEGYAKAARYVAEQLAAMGIEPGAGEGYSQEVELVSRQLVDAKSRLTLVRNGKRIPLVIGRDAIIGSRLGESGQVEAPLVFVGYGLSIPEAGHDDFAGLDLQGKVAVFLHGWPHQIPGPLVAHHGSPEERVKVLLNAGAVGVVMLMNPKKAEMPWSRIAASRFDPAMVFADPSLVEDRGLKVSALFNSRHAEKLFAGARHSFKEVLAMADANRPLPRFELPTRLEARAEWTEGPVKSANVVGVLPGSDATLAKEYVVLTAHLDHVGVGVPVKGDAIFNGAMDNATGVASVLEVARRLQALKPKRSVLFLLVTGEEKGLLGSLYFAARPTVPLASIVANFNMDMFLPLFPLTHLLALGQEESSLVAPLQQVAAAHGVTLVPDPEPDQMLFIRSDQYAFILKGVPALSFKFGYVPGSPEERASTAWRLRHYHAPSDDLRQPMDREAAAKFVQVLADLSLTVANAPERPRWNDSSFFRRFASTPVEEARPRTP, encoded by the coding sequence ATGTTCCGCCGCCCGTTGCCGATGGTGCTTCTGCTCTTGCTGCCCATGGTGGCTCCCGCCGCCGCGTCTCCGGAAGCGGAGCGTTGGTGGGGCCATGTCCGCGTGCTCGCGGACGATGCGATGCAGGGACGGGAGACGGGCAGCGAGGGCTACGCGAAGGCCGCGCGCTACGTGGCGGAGCAGCTCGCGGCGATGGGAATCGAGCCGGGGGCAGGGGAGGGGTACTCCCAGGAGGTGGAGCTGGTCTCCCGTCAGCTGGTGGACGCGAAGTCACGGTTGACGCTCGTCAGGAATGGCAAGCGCATCCCCCTGGTCATCGGTCGTGACGCCATCATCGGTTCACGCCTGGGAGAGTCGGGGCAGGTGGAGGCCCCGTTGGTGTTCGTGGGGTATGGGCTTTCGATTCCCGAGGCGGGACATGATGACTTCGCGGGGCTGGACCTCCAGGGGAAGGTGGCCGTGTTCCTCCACGGGTGGCCTCACCAGATTCCCGGCCCGCTCGTGGCCCACCACGGCTCGCCCGAAGAGCGGGTCAAGGTGCTCCTGAACGCGGGCGCCGTGGGCGTCGTGATGTTGATGAACCCGAAGAAGGCGGAGATGCCCTGGTCGCGCATCGCCGCGTCGCGGTTCGATCCGGCGATGGTCTTCGCCGACCCTTCCCTGGTCGAGGACCGGGGGCTCAAGGTCAGCGCGCTCTTCAACTCGCGCCACGCGGAGAAGCTGTTCGCCGGCGCGCGGCACTCCTTCAAGGAGGTGCTGGCGATGGCGGACGCGAACCGGCCGCTGCCTCGCTTCGAGTTGCCCACCCGGCTCGAGGCCCGGGCCGAGTGGACGGAGGGGCCGGTGAAATCCGCCAACGTCGTGGGCGTGCTCCCTGGGAGCGATGCGACGCTGGCGAAGGAGTATGTCGTGCTCACCGCGCACCTGGACCACGTCGGCGTCGGCGTGCCGGTGAAGGGCGACGCCATCTTCAATGGCGCCATGGACAACGCGACCGGCGTGGCCTCCGTGCTGGAGGTGGCGCGAAGGCTCCAGGCCCTGAAGCCGAAGCGCTCCGTGCTCTTCCTGCTGGTGACGGGAGAGGAGAAGGGGCTGCTCGGGTCGCTCTACTTCGCCGCGCGGCCCACCGTGCCCCTGGCTTCCATCGTCGCCAACTTCAACATGGACATGTTCCTGCCGCTGTTCCCGCTCACCCACCTGTTGGCGCTGGGGCAGGAGGAGTCCTCCCTGGTGGCGCCGCTCCAGCAGGTGGCCGCCGCCCATGGGGTGACGCTCGTCCCGGACCCCGAGCCCGACCAGATGCTGTTCATCCGCAGCGACCAGTACGCCTTCATCCTGAAGGGGGTGCCCGCCCTGTCCTTCAAGTTCGGCTACGTGCCGGGCTCTCCCGAGGAGCGCGCGTCGACGGCGTGGCGCCTCCGGCACTACCACGCGCCCTCCGATGACCTGCGTCAGCCGATGGACCGGGAGGCGGCGGCGAAGTTCGTCCAGGTACTCGCGGACCTCTCCCTCACCGTGGCCAACGCCCCCGAGCGCCCCCGTTGGAACGACAGCAGCTTCTTCCGCCGGTTCGCCTCGACGCCGGTGGAAGAAGCACGTCCGCGCACGCCATGA
- a CDS encoding right-handed parallel beta-helix repeat-containing protein: protein MLSALAVACLALPARGGAVEPEQTPPWPTSPPAPICGNASILDGPSTAPAGAITVPAGDNSGFDFNQPGATFWFAPGVHTLAQDVYGQIIARANTTYIGAPGAILDGQNVNLYAFTGNVPNVTIRHLTIRNFGRGLDNNNEGVVNHDSGTGWTVEYNTIVGNDGAGVFLGSGNVVRYNCLKDNGQYGFSMFRPPVEGGSAIEDITLDHNEITGNNTDDWESRIEGCGCTGGGKFWDVRGARVTNNWVHDNRGTGLWADTNNIDFLFEGNYIESNDGEGIWYEISYNATIRNNTLRRNAWVSGNRNLGSPGPAIYLSESGGDARLATTVSGAPKILIHDNLFEDNFSGVSIYENANRFCNSNGNTSKGYCTPFVTPTLLPESPRNYEYPNPISATHPCYTLVASEPYKTDCRWQSKNIEVRANEFRFDPAVVPCAGSYCGAQALYATGADNIPWSPYTVAGIQADVMFNNGNSFHDNAYFGPWRFAKGYGETVNFATWRAAPYNQEAGSTIEGDTGGPPTGPGATGNDLDADTSTLEGSLGQWSAWYSATVAQSSTEAHGGTHSLRVDVTDAWGWGVQLANWPGFTTAPGVKVISLWGKLGAGTGLTPKLTARWLDASQTVLQTHEVTLPALTTTWQRVGAVVDAPAGASTLVVSLTGGGSSGDFFFVDDIVVGNAPNALDAASAGGEGSVGQWSGWYAATVAAATEDAYRGVGSLRMSVTDAWGWGIQLSNWPGFSASAGAKRVSYAVRRGSGSITGVALRVRWLDASQALLQTDLLPLTALTSSWQQVIANVVAPVGTTSVFLDIHGASGAVGDILYLDDIVITDLLD, encoded by the coding sequence ATGCTGAGTGCACTCGCGGTCGCGTGCCTGGCGCTCCCCGCGCGCGGCGGCGCGGTCGAGCCGGAGCAGACGCCGCCGTGGCCCACGAGCCCACCGGCGCCCATCTGCGGCAACGCCTCCATCCTCGATGGGCCGAGCACCGCGCCCGCCGGCGCCATCACCGTCCCCGCGGGTGACAACAGCGGCTTCGACTTCAATCAGCCTGGCGCGACGTTCTGGTTCGCGCCGGGGGTCCACACGCTGGCGCAGGACGTCTACGGGCAGATCATCGCGCGCGCCAACACGACATATATCGGGGCGCCGGGCGCCATCCTGGACGGGCAGAACGTGAATCTGTATGCCTTCACGGGGAACGTCCCGAATGTCACCATCCGCCACCTGACGATCCGCAACTTCGGTCGCGGGTTGGACAACAACAACGAGGGCGTGGTGAACCACGACTCGGGGACCGGCTGGACGGTCGAATACAACACCATCGTCGGGAACGACGGTGCCGGCGTCTTCCTGGGGTCGGGCAACGTGGTCCGCTACAACTGCCTGAAGGACAACGGGCAGTACGGCTTCAGCATGTTCAGGCCGCCGGTCGAAGGGGGTTCGGCCATCGAGGACATCACCCTGGACCACAATGAAATCACGGGGAACAACACCGACGACTGGGAGAGCCGCATCGAGGGGTGTGGTTGCACGGGCGGCGGCAAGTTCTGGGACGTCCGTGGCGCGCGGGTGACGAACAACTGGGTCCACGACAACCGGGGAACGGGGCTGTGGGCGGACACCAACAACATCGACTTCCTCTTCGAGGGCAACTACATCGAGAGCAACGATGGTGAAGGTATCTGGTATGAAATCAGCTACAACGCCACCATCCGCAACAACACGCTGCGCCGCAACGCGTGGGTGAGCGGCAACCGGAACCTGGGCTCCCCCGGGCCGGCCATCTACCTGTCGGAGTCCGGCGGCGACGCGCGCCTGGCGACGACGGTGAGCGGCGCGCCGAAGATTCTCATCCACGACAACCTGTTCGAGGACAACTTCTCCGGCGTCTCCATCTACGAGAACGCCAACCGTTTCTGCAACTCCAACGGCAACACCAGCAAGGGGTACTGCACGCCGTTCGTCACCCCCACGCTGCTGCCGGAGTCGCCGCGCAACTACGAGTACCCGAACCCCATCAGCGCCACGCACCCCTGCTACACGCTGGTGGCCAGCGAGCCGTACAAGACGGATTGCCGGTGGCAGTCGAAGAACATCGAGGTGCGAGCGAACGAGTTCCGCTTCGACCCGGCCGTCGTTCCGTGCGCGGGGTCGTACTGTGGCGCTCAGGCGCTCTACGCCACGGGGGCGGACAACATCCCCTGGTCGCCGTACACGGTGGCGGGCATCCAGGCCGACGTGATGTTCAACAACGGCAACAGCTTCCACGACAACGCCTACTTCGGGCCCTGGCGGTTCGCGAAGGGCTACGGCGAGACGGTGAACTTCGCGACCTGGCGGGCGGCGCCGTACAACCAGGAGGCGGGCAGCACCATCGAGGGCGACACGGGTGGGCCGCCCACCGGGCCTGGGGCCACGGGCAACGACCTGGACGCGGACACGTCGACGCTGGAGGGCTCGCTCGGCCAGTGGTCGGCGTGGTACTCGGCGACGGTCGCGCAGTCGTCGACGGAGGCACACGGTGGGACGCACAGCCTCCGCGTGGACGTCACGGACGCGTGGGGTTGGGGCGTGCAGTTGGCGAACTGGCCCGGCTTCACCACGGCCCCGGGCGTCAAGGTGATCAGCCTCTGGGGCAAGCTGGGCGCGGGCACCGGGCTGACGCCCAAGCTGACCGCCCGGTGGCTGGACGCGAGCCAGACGGTGCTCCAGACCCACGAGGTGACCCTGCCCGCGCTCACGACGACGTGGCAGCGGGTGGGCGCGGTGGTCGATGCCCCCGCTGGCGCGAGCACGCTCGTCGTCTCCCTGACGGGGGGTGGAAGCAGCGGTGACTTCTTCTTCGTGGACGACATCGTCGTGGGGAACGCGCCCAACGCGCTCGACGCCGCGAGCGCGGGCGGAGAGGGCTCGGTGGGACAGTGGTCGGGGTGGTACGCCGCGACCGTCGCCGCCGCGACGGAGGACGCGTATCGTGGCGTGGGCAGCCTGCGGATGAGCGTGACGGACGCGTGGGGCTGGGGCATCCAGCTGTCGAACTGGCCCGGGTTCTCCGCCTCCGCGGGCGCCAAGCGGGTCAGCTACGCCGTTCGACGTGGGAGCGGCTCCATCACGGGAGTCGCCCTGCGCGTGAGGTGGCTCGACGCAAGCCAGGCCCTCCTCCAGACCGACCTGCTCCCGCTCACGGCGCTGACCTCGAGCTGGCAGCAGGTCATCGCCAACGTGGTGGCGCCCGTGGGCACGACGAGCGTCTTCCTCGACATCCATGGTGCCTCGGGCGCCGTGGGCGACATCCTGTACCTGGATGACATCGTCATCACCGACCTCCTGGATTGA
- the sigJ gene encoding RNA polymerase sigma factor SigJ has translation MIALRPPPPSEELQRHRPRLLGLAYRMLGELAPAEDVVQEAYLRWHQEDPRDIQSPEAWLVTVVSRLAMDRLRRAATERAAYDGPWLPEPVLTGVPTPAQAAEQASDLSVALLVLLESLKPEERVAFLLREVFDEEYATLARVLGRSEPAVRQLVHRARERVREGRPRLPAPPEVNEQLLRRFLSALHTGDQAALVSMLAPGVTYTSDGGGKAYAARRRIEGAERIIRMLLGLRQKLHGTMVHRIVQLNGQAAVLTFREGALFHATMLDVDGEHIRAIYRVLNPDKLQRLLRDAIHLM, from the coding sequence ATGATTGCGCTCCGCCCCCCTCCGCCGTCCGAAGAGCTCCAGCGCCACCGCCCGAGACTGCTCGGGCTCGCCTACCGGATGCTCGGAGAGCTGGCCCCCGCCGAAGACGTGGTGCAGGAGGCCTACCTGCGCTGGCACCAAGAGGACCCGCGGGACATCCAGAGCCCCGAGGCGTGGCTGGTCACGGTGGTGAGCCGGCTCGCGATGGACCGGCTGCGCCGCGCAGCCACCGAGCGCGCCGCCTACGACGGCCCCTGGCTGCCCGAGCCCGTATTGACCGGAGTGCCCACTCCGGCCCAGGCCGCGGAGCAGGCCTCCGACCTCTCGGTCGCGCTGCTGGTACTGCTCGAGTCATTGAAACCCGAAGAGCGCGTGGCCTTCTTGCTGCGAGAGGTGTTCGACGAGGAGTACGCGACGCTGGCGCGCGTGTTGGGGCGCAGCGAGCCCGCGGTGCGACAGCTGGTACACCGCGCGCGTGAGCGGGTGCGGGAGGGACGTCCGCGCCTCCCCGCCCCGCCCGAGGTGAACGAGCAGCTCCTGAGGCGCTTCCTCTCCGCGCTCCACACCGGCGACCAGGCGGCGCTGGTCTCGATGCTCGCGCCCGGGGTGACCTACACCAGTGACGGCGGCGGGAAGGCCTATGCCGCGCGCAGGCGCATCGAGGGCGCCGAGCGCATCATCCGGATGCTGCTCGGGCTGCGGCAGAAGCTGCACGGCACGATGGTTCACCGCATCGTGCAGCTCAACGGCCAGGCCGCCGTGCTCACCTTCCGCGAAGGTGCGCTCTTCCATGCCACGATGCTCGACGTGGACGGAGAGCACATCCGCGCCATCTATCGGGTGCTCAACCCCGACAAGCTGCAGCGGCTCCTGCGAGATGCCATTCACCTCATGTGA
- a CDS encoding carboxymuconolactone decarboxylase family protein: MQTPRSDTSHPRPRLDIARLAPAPYRAFLAVDTALREGPLDPRIRELVKIRASQHNGCVLCVDRHVREARHLGESEDRLHQVVVWRESLLFSDAERAALAYTEAATLLGPEGVPDGVWEAARAAFDEASLAALVAQVALINALNRIAVPLRTPPGTPTHMR; the protein is encoded by the coding sequence ATGCAGACACCGCGAAGCGACACGTCACACCCCCGACCGCGTCTGGACATCGCCCGGCTCGCCCCCGCGCCCTACCGGGCCTTCCTCGCGGTGGACACCGCGCTGCGGGAGGGCCCGCTCGACCCGCGCATCCGTGAGTTGGTGAAGATTCGCGCCTCGCAGCACAACGGCTGCGTCCTGTGCGTGGACAGGCATGTGCGCGAGGCGCGCCATCTGGGGGAGTCCGAGGACCGACTCCACCAGGTCGTCGTCTGGCGCGAATCCCTGCTCTTCAGCGACGCGGAGCGGGCCGCGCTCGCCTACACCGAGGCCGCGACCCTGTTGGGCCCGGAGGGCGTGCCGGACGGAGTGTGGGAGGCGGCGCGAGCGGCGTTCGACGAGGCGTCGCTCGCGGCGCTGGTCGCGCAGGTGGCGCTCATCAACGCGCTGAACCGCATCGCCGTCCCCCTGCGCACGCCGCCAGGAACCCCGACTCACATGAGGTGA